In Centroberyx gerrardi isolate f3 chromosome 11, fCenGer3.hap1.cur.20231027, whole genome shotgun sequence, the following are encoded in one genomic region:
- the gtf2ird1 gene encoding general transcription factor II-I repeat domain-containing protein 1, giving the protein MAQMRKLTCEGVRTNSRAEPQVPLVSARQEILTSLVSALDSVCMAMSKLNAEVACVTVHEDSVIAVGTEKGRVFLNSRREIQTDFYKFCRAPCLQSLTAANAHTKVQEGELSKLSKEGEHGKPRAPSEAQSNIFVLRKMVEEVFTVLYSEAVGKSSLVPVPYEWIQKDPSCVVAHGLPEGVALKKPSDYDTKTLMKILEQSHRIQFTVKRPTEDLLREAKSSADVNHSNSSPAIMTPSSHGPGKTPAQAVTSSSPASSSNSVLSSFLYGMPMSSKPHPDGKLDLKPMSLLNLGKDRLANWTAGSDKGTSVKDCGNNDETTGLPGELGQSPPGIHISKRLLFSIVHEKSEKWDSFIRETEDINTLRECVQILFNSRYAEALGLDHMVPVPYRKIACDPGAVEIIGIPDQIPFKRPCTYGVPKLKRILDERHGIRFIVKRMFDERIFTAAGKVAREEGKHDLGSMAEDSFPDNLSIPPTTVELVSNPHSSRSTSACVSPLADCEAGPSGDCIPLKRIKTEPPDGEIIQVTVPDASVSGEEPSEPVAEPVAAAAACPATASPSAPHHPAENLAAEALSPSAATQAIRRSSEGSLVEDIGEMILQLRRQVESLFSIKYAEALGLPEPAKVPYSKFQMYPEDLYVTGLPEGIALRRPNCFGAAKLRKILAVSTHIQFVIKRPELLTEQVKQEMPSIPACDSDLDAKDTVTLTEDPAVLSKRPGFSDCLEAKLSRIDLANTLREQVQDLFNRKYGEALGIKYPVQVPYKRIKSNPGSVIIEGLPPGIPFRKPCTFGSQNLERILAVADKICFTITRPFQGLIPKPAPRRITLLKKAYASISDDDDINRMGEKVVLREQVKELFNKKYGEALGLDRSVVVPYKLIRASPESVEVSGLPDDIPFRNPNTYDVVCLEKILQAGDEILINIKSQLQPFAEICTQACNTEGTEASTNRRKRKRVQESNRVPVSSDLGVSTNQIPVMQWPMYMVDYSGVNVQVPGKVKY; this is encoded by the exons ATGGCTCAGATGAGGAAGCTGACATGTGAAGGCGTCAGGACGAACTCCCGGGCCGAACCTCAGGTCCCGCTGGTGTCAGCCAGACAGGAGATCCTCACCAGCCTGGTGTCCGCCCTCGACTCAGTG TGCATGGCCATGTCTAAGCTGAACGCTGAGGTGGCATGTGTCACCGTGCACGAGGACAGTGTGATTGCTGTGGGCACAGAAAAGGGACGGGTGTTCCTTAACTCTAGGAGGGAAATCCAAACAGACTTCTATAAGTTCTGCC GGGCACCCTGTCTGCAAAGTTTGACCGCAGCGAATGCCCATACCAAAGTCCAGGAAGGCGAGCTCAGCAAGCTGAGTAAGGAGGGTGAGCACGGGAAACCGAGAGCTCCGTCAGAAGCCCAGTCCAACATCTTCGTCCTGAGGAAAATGGTGGAGGAAGTCTTCACTGTACTTTACA GTGAGGCTGTGGGAAAGAGCAGCCTGGTCCCTGTGCCTTATGAGTGGATCCAGAAGGACCCCAGCTGTGTGGTAGCCCACGGTTTGCCCGAGGGAGTCGCCCTGAAGAAGCCCTCCGACTACGACACCAAGACACTAATGAAGATCCTGGAGCAGAGCCACCGCATCCAGTTCACAGTGAAAAG GCCAACAGAAGATTTGTTACGAGAGGCCAAGTCCAGCGCAGACGTCAACCACTCCAACTCCTCCCCAGCAATCATGACGCCAAGCAGCCACGGCCCGGGGAAGACTCCTGCCCAGGCGGTCACGTCATCCAGTCCCGCCTCTTCCAGCAACTCCGTTCTGTCTAGCTTCCTGTACGGCATGCCCATGTCCTCCAAGCCCCACCCGGACGGCAAGCTGGACCTCAAACCCATGTCCCTCCTCAACCTGGGCAAGGACAGACTGGCCAACTGGACGGCAGGATCAGACAAGGGCACGTCTGTCAAGGACTGTGGTAACAatg ATGAGACAACAGGACTACCTGGTGAGCTGGGCCAAAGCCCTCCTGGTATCCACATCTCCAAAAGGCTACTCTTCTCCATAGTACATGAGAAATCAG AAAAGTGGGACTCCTTCATTCGGGAAACTGAAGACATCAACACATTGAGAGAATGCGTTCAGATCTTGTTCAATAGCAGATACG ccGAGGCCCTGGGTCTGGATCACATGGTCCCTGTGCCCTACCGCAAGATAGCGTGTGACCCGGGGGCGGTGGAGATCATCGGCATCCCCGACCAGATCCCCTTCAAGAGGCCCTGCACCTACGGAGTTCCCAAGCTCAAACGCATCCTGGACGAGCGCCACGGAATCCGCTTCATAGTCAAGCG AATGTTTGATGAAAGGATTTTCACTG CTGCTGGCAAGGTTGCCAGGGAGGAGGGCAAGCATGACCTGGGCTCCATGGCCGAAGACAGCTTCCCTGACAATCTCAGCATCCCGCCCACCACAGTGGAGCTGGTCAGCAATCCTCACAGCAGCAG atCAACGAGTGCTTGTGTGAGTCCCTTGGCGGATTGTGAAGCAG GTCCCTCAGGAGATTGCATTCCTTTGAAAAGGATTAAAACAGAGCCTCCAGATGGGGAAATCATTCAAGTTACAGTGCCAG ATGCCAGTGTGAGCGGGGAGGAGCCCAGCGAGCCTGTGGCCGAGCCGGTtgcagcggcggcggcgtgTCCAGCCACAGCCTCGCCCTCCGCTCCCCACCACCCCGCAGAGAACCTCGCAG CTGAAGCTTTGTCACCCAGCGCAGCCACCCAGGCCATCAGAAGATCCTCTGAAG GGAGTCTGGTGGAGGACATCGGTGAAATGATTCTCCAGCTTCGGAGACAAGTGGAAAGCCTATTCAGCATTAAGTATG CTGAAGCTCTGGGCCTACCTGAACCAGCCAAGGTCCCCTACTCCAAGTTCCAGATGTACCCAGAGGACCTGTACGTCACCGGGCTGCCGGAGGGAATCGCCCTCCGAAGGCCCAACTGCTTCGGAGCTGCCAAACTGCGCAAGATCCTGGCTGTCAGCACTCACATCCAGTTCGTCATCAAAAG GCCCGAGCTGTTAACTGAGCAAGTAAAACAAGAGATGCCTTCCATCCCCGCCTGTGATTCAG ATCTGGACGCCAAGGACACAGTCACACTAACAGAGGATCCTGCAGTTTTATCCAAGAGGCCTGGATTCTCAG ACTGCCTGGAGGCCAAGCTGTCCAGGATCGACCTGGCCAACACGCTGCGGGAGCAGGTCCAGGATCTGTTCAACAGGAAGTACGGCGAGGCGCTGGGCATCAAGTACCCCGTCCAAGTGCCTTACAAGAGGATCAAGAGCAACCCGGGCTCCGTCATCATCGAGGGTCTCCCCCCCGGCATCCCCTTCAGGAAGCCCTGCACCTTCGGCTCCCAGAACCTGGAGCGCATCCTGGCGGTCGCCGACAAGATCTGCTTCACCATCACCAG ACCTTTTCAAGGACTCATTCCAAAACCAG CACCCCGACGCATCACTCTACTAAAGAAGGCCTATGCCTCAATAAGTG ACGATGACGACATCAACCGTATGGGGGAGAAAGTGGTCCTTCGCGAGCAAGTGAAGGAGCTGTTCAACAAGAAATACG GTGAGGCTCTGGGCTTGGACCGGTCCGTCGTGGTCCCGTACAAGCTGATCCGTGCCAGTCCGGAGTCTGTAGAAGTCAGCGGCCTTCCGGACGATATTCCCTTCCGAAACCCCAACACCTACGACGTCGTGTGCCTGGAGAAGATCCTCCAAGCCGGGGACGAAATCCTCATCAACATCAAGAGCCAGCTTCA GCCTTTTGCAGAAATCTGTACCCAAGCTTGCAACACAG AAGGAACAGAGGCCTCCACCAATCGACGCAAGCGCAAGAGAGTCCAGGAGAGCAACCGAGTACCTGTATCCTCCGACCTGGGGgtgtcaaccaatcagattccaGTGATG cAATGGCCCATGTACATGGTGGACTACAGTGGTGTGAATGTGCAAGTTCCGGGGAAAGTCAAATACTGA